The Setaria italica strain Yugu1 chromosome IX, Setaria_italica_v2.0, whole genome shotgun sequence genome has a window encoding:
- the LOC101761108 gene encoding pentatricopeptide repeat-containing protein At1g08610, whose product MQDDFVDAGADHGNGRTTAEFKKAVPSLEANLRKQKEQQKPRRPLNHNSDKVANGVYFSKYKAECYADSLRRYCNNGKLIQACRVIDEMVLHGLVPDSKCCIRLIRGLVRTGKANKARHVLEVMVLSGGVPDTITCNMLIARLCCEGQLSSAMKVLEDMRFTGCSPSGITFNTLIRCMCSQHMYDRAVSFWKEQLRIGWPPYEMTSTLLVDLVCKQCGPMRALKVLDELGLEGCQPDVVTYNALINASCKAGCLKDAKMILTRLAAEGIEPNSATYCILLHSLCDKKLWSEVGDLLSHMKQANHEPDVTAYNIFINYFCKYGHLDQAIDVLEMMVSEKCFPDIVTYNTLLNAISKRGMVEEALGIFHSIRENGCQVVRITYNTLIDALAKKGEVINAMTLFDEMIGDGISPDDVTYGSLVMGFCKKNMAKEALEFLNQMLALGFEVKATTFSMMIQALCRECKAEAAAEILRVMVSKNINHRSAFYLSIVTRVAKSGRVKEAQMLHQELVECKVLKEDSQFVLSS is encoded by the coding sequence ATGCAGGATGATTTTGTCGATGCAGGTGCAGACCATGGAAATGGCAGAACAACTGCAGAGTTCAAGAAGGCTGTACCATCTCTGGAAGCTAATCTGAGAAAGCAGAAAGAGCAACAAAAACCAAGAAGGCCCTTGAATCATAACTCGGACAAGGTGGCAAATGGGGTATATTTTTCAAAGTATAAAGCTGAGTGCTATGCCGACAGCCTCCGCAGGTACTGCAACAATGGAAAGCTCATTCAAGCTTGCCGTGTGATCGATGAGATGGTGTTACATGGCCTAGTTCCAGATTCAAAGTGCTGTATTAGACTAATCCGTGGGCTTGTGAGAACTGGTAAGGCAAACAAAGCTAGGCATGTTCTTGAGGTCATGGTGCTTTCAGGTGGTGTTCCCGACACGATCACCTGCAACATGTTGATTGCGCGACTTTGCTGCGAAGGGCAGCTGAGTTCTGCGATGAAAGTATTGGAGGATATGAGGTTTACCGGTTGCTCTCCAAGTGGCATCACTTTTAACACTTTGATTAGGTGCATGTGCAGCCAGCATATGTATGACAGGGCAGTCTCCTTTTGGAAAGAACAGCTAAGAATAGGTTGGCCACCATATGAGATGACGAGCACCTTGCTTGTTGATCTTGTTTGCAAACAATGCGGTCCCATGCGGGCTCTTAAAGTATTAGATGAACTTGGTTTGGAGGGATGCCAACCAGATGTTGTCACCTACAATGCTCTCATCAACGCATCATGCAAAGCAGGCTGTTTGAAGGATGCAAAGATGATCTTAACTCGTCTTGCAGCTGAAGGCATCGAGCCAAATAGTGCAACCTATTGCATCTTGCTTCATTCCCTTTGTGACAAGAAATTGTGGTCTGAAGTAGGTGATTTGCTTTCACACATGAAGCAGGCAAATCATGAGCCTGATGTTACTGCCTACAATATATTTATCAACTACTTCTGTAAGTATGGACATCTGGATCAGGCAATTGATGTTTTAGAGATGATGGTGAGTGAGAAATGCTTTCCTGATATAGTGACATACAACACACTTCTGAATGCCATCTCTAAAAGGGGGATGGTTGAAGAAGCTCTCGGGATTTTTCATTCTATCAGAGAAAATGGATGCCAGGTGGTTCGTATCACATACAACACCCTCATAGATGCTTTAGCGAAGAAGGGTGAGGTTATTAATGCTATGACTCTGTTTGATGAAATGATTGGTGATGGGATCAGTCCTGATGATGTCACTTATGGTTCACTTGTTATGGGATTCTGTAAGAAGAACATGGCCAAGGAAGCACTGGAGTTTTTGAATCAGATGCTTGCTCTTGGTTTTGAGGTTAAAGCAACTACATTTTCCATGATGATCCAAGCATTGTGCAGAGAGTGTAAAGCTGAAGCTGCTGCTGAAATACTAAGAGTAATGGTATCAAAAAATATTAACCACAGGAGTGCATTTTACTTATCTATAGTGACAAGAGTTGCCAAATCAGGTCGAGTTAAAGAGGCCCAAATGCTACACCAGGAGTTAGTAGAGTGCAAGGTCCTTAAAGAAGATTCTCAATTTGTTTTAAGTAGCTAG
- the LOC101763779 gene encoding probable serine/threonine protein phosphatase 2A regulatory subunit B''delta, giving the protein MEVEPARRDAAALDPELLQLPELAPGALRENSIIADALYSQWLVLPETAKLVKSLIEDAKAGATLNVAGTSASTNAASSSSLPSMFPAGSAPPLSPRSTSGSPRVMRRGSGAGPSSLGSPLKLVSEPVREVIPQFYFKHGRPPPKDLKEQCLSRIDHLFFGGEGLQIQEFRSVTKDICKLPSFFSSVLFKKIDVACTGTVSRDAFVEYWINDNKITMDMASQIFEILRKPGYNYLTQDDFKPVLKELLATHPGLEFLQGTPEFQERYAETVIYRIFYSINRSGNGHLTLRELKRGNLIAALQQLDEEEDINKVLRYFSYEHFYVIYCKFWELDTDHDFLIDKENLIRYGNHSLTYRIVDRIFTQIPRKFTSMTEGKMGYEDFVYFILSEEDKSSEPSLEYWFKCIDLDGNGILTSNEMQFFYEEQLHRMECMAQEPVLFEDILCQMIDMIGPENESYFTLRDLKRCKLSGNIFNILFNLNKFMAFETRDPFLIRQERENPTLTEWDRFAHREYIRLSMEEDGEDASNGSGDVWDESLEAPF; this is encoded by the exons ATGGAGGTGGAGCCTGCGAGgagggacgcggcggcgctggacccGGAGCTGCTGCAGCTCCCGGAGCTTGCGCCGGGCGCGCTCCGTGAGAATTCCATCATAGCTGATGCGCTCTACTCGCAGTGGCTCGTGCTACCCGAGACGGCCAAGCTG GTAAAGTCTTTGATTGAGGATGCAAAAGCTGGTGCTACGCTTAATGTTGCTGGAACCTCTGCTAGCACAAATGCTGCTTCAAGTAGTTCTCTACCATCAATGTTTCCTGCTGGTAGTGCTCCTCCACTTTCTCCTAGGAGCACTTCTGGTTCTCCCCGTGTTATGAGACGAGGATCTGGTGCTGGACCATCGTCCTTGGGTTCTCCATTAAAATTAGTTAGTGAACCAGTGAGAGAAGTTATACCTCAG TTTTACTTCAAGCACGGGCGTCCTCCTCCGAAAGACTTGAAGGAGCAGTGCTTATCTAGAATAGATCACCTGTTTTTTGGTGGGGAGGGGCTTCAGATTCAAG AATTCAGATCGGTCACAAAGGACATATGCAAACTCCCTTCATTCTTCTCCAGTGTTCTTTTCAAGAAAATTGATGTTGCGTGCACTGGAACCGTCTCAAG ggatgcatttgttgaatactgGATCAATGATAATAAGATTACAATGGATATGGCTAGCCAAATATTTGAAATATTAAGAAAGCCAGGTTACAACTATCTCACTCAG GATGACTTCAAGCCTGTCCTAAAAGAACTCCTGGCAACTCACCCTGGCTTAGAGTTCTTACAAGGGACCCCAGAGTTTCAGGAGAGATATG CGGAGACTGTAATATACAGAATCTTTTACTCCATCAATAGATCTGGAAATGGCCATCTGACTCTGAGAGAGCTCAAACGTGGAAATTTAATTGCCGCCCTTCAGCAATtagatgaggaagaagatatCAACAAAGTGTTGAG ATACTTCTCATATGAGCACTTCTATGTGATCTACTGCAAATTTTGGGAGCTGGATACAGATCATGATttcttgattgataaggaaaaccttatcagaTATGGAAATCATTCATTGACCTATAGAATAGTTGATAGAATTTTTACACAG ATCCCAAGGAAATTCACAAGCATGACAGAAGGAAAGATGGGTTATGAAGACTTTGTTTACTTTATATTATCAGAGGAAGACAAATCATCTGAGCCTAGCCTTGAATACTG GTTTAAGTGCATTGATCTTGATGGTAATGGTATTTTAACTTCCAATGAAATGCAATTTTTCTATGAGGAGCAATTGCACCGTATGGAGTGCATGGCACAGGAGCCTGTGCTTTTTGAGGACATATTATGCCAGATGATTGACATGATTGGACCAGAG AATGAGAGCTATTTTACACTACGGGACTTAAAACGGTGTAAACTCTCAGGAAATATATTCAATATTCTTTTCAATCTGAACAAGTTCATGGCATTTGAAACTCGTGATCCGTTCCTCATTCGCCAG GAACGTGAAAACCCAACTCTAACCGAGTGGGATCGGTTCGCCCATAGAGAGTATATTAGGTTGTCCatggaagaagatggtgaagaTGCTTCAAATGGAAGTGGGGATGTGTGGGATGAATCACTTGAAGCTCCATTCTGA